Proteins encoded within one genomic window of Kibdelosporangium phytohabitans:
- a CDS encoding glucose 1-dehydrogenase produces MTSRFNGKVALVTGGTSGIGITTAKKLLAEGARVVVTGRDKTRLDDAVEDLPGVHAVRNDAGNLADLDDLAALIKQQYGRLDVLFANAGVASFQEAHEVTEDEFDRVIGVNFKGVFFTVQKVLPLLTPGASIVINASWTLHRGLSGASLYAATKAAVHNLTRTFAAELGPRGIRVNSVSPGYIETPMFHENVPVDEHAGVIAAVATGRFGTPAEVADAVAYLASDDASYVNGQDLIIDGGLVSVHRS; encoded by the coding sequence ATGACTTCTCGATTCAACGGCAAGGTCGCCCTCGTCACCGGCGGCACCAGCGGTATCGGCATAACGACGGCGAAGAAACTGCTCGCCGAGGGCGCGCGGGTGGTCGTCACCGGCCGTGACAAGACCCGCCTGGACGACGCGGTGGAGGACCTGCCCGGAGTCCACGCGGTACGCAACGACGCCGGGAACCTCGCCGACCTCGACGACCTGGCCGCCCTGATCAAGCAGCAGTACGGCCGGCTCGACGTGCTGTTCGCCAACGCGGGTGTCGCGTCGTTCCAGGAGGCGCACGAGGTCACGGAGGACGAGTTCGACCGCGTGATCGGGGTCAACTTCAAGGGCGTTTTCTTCACCGTGCAGAAGGTTCTGCCGTTGCTCACGCCCGGCGCCTCGATCGTGATCAACGCGTCGTGGACGCTCCACCGTGGACTGTCCGGTGCTTCGCTCTACGCCGCGACCAAAGCCGCCGTGCACAATCTGACCCGCACCTTCGCGGCCGAACTCGGGCCGCGGGGAATCCGGGTCAACTCAGTCAGTCCCGGCTACATCGAAACCCCGATGTTCCACGAGAACGTCCCGGTCGACGAGCACGCAGGCGTGATCGCCGCGGTGGCCACCGGCCGGTTCGGCACGCCGGCCGAGGTCGCGGATGCCGTGGCGTACCTGGCTTCCGACGATGCGTCCTACGTCAACGGGCAGGACCTGATCATCGACGGCGGCCTGGTCAGCGTGCACAGGTCGTGA
- a CDS encoding aminotransferase class IV family protein: MTSFVVQRNSRTAAEADLAPLAFAGYAHLTAMQVRDRQVKGLDLHLERLRTASVEMFGTALPDEQVLADLGAAIDASPADASLVAVVYSTAGEFTAAEPDLQTLVRTSPPATGPQGPLALAAYEHERVVPAVKHVGEMAKTYYLREAVRQGFDDAAFTDRHGRISEATIWNLAFWDGSSVIWPDAAYLVGITMRIVQRQLEKLGVPQRFEEITDPSRYSGAVVMNSWTPGIAVNRIGDARIPGSASFLDILHRAYDAEPFTTCAR, translated from the coding sequence ATGACCTCATTCGTAGTCCAACGCAATAGCCGGACGGCTGCTGAGGCGGACCTGGCGCCGCTGGCCTTCGCCGGATACGCCCACCTGACGGCCATGCAGGTGCGTGACAGGCAGGTCAAGGGACTTGACCTGCACCTCGAGCGGTTGAGGACCGCGTCGGTGGAGATGTTCGGTACAGCGCTGCCCGACGAGCAGGTGCTGGCCGACCTGGGTGCTGCGATCGACGCGAGCCCGGCCGACGCGTCGCTGGTGGCAGTCGTCTACTCGACGGCGGGCGAGTTCACCGCGGCCGAGCCCGACCTGCAGACGCTGGTTCGCACGTCACCACCGGCGACCGGCCCACAAGGCCCGCTCGCTCTGGCTGCGTACGAGCACGAGCGCGTGGTGCCCGCGGTGAAGCACGTCGGTGAGATGGCCAAGACCTACTACCTGCGCGAAGCAGTCAGGCAAGGTTTCGACGACGCCGCGTTCACCGACCGCCACGGCAGGATCAGCGAAGCGACCATCTGGAACCTCGCGTTCTGGGACGGCTCGTCGGTGATCTGGCCGGACGCGGCCTACCTCGTCGGCATCACCATGCGGATCGTCCAGCGGCAGCTGGAGAAACTCGGTGTCCCGCAACGCTTCGAGGAGATCACCGACCCGTCCCGCTACAGCGGTGCCGTGGTGATGAACTCGTGGACGCCGGGCATCGCCGTGAACCGGATCGGTGACGCCCGGATCCCCGGATCCGCGTCCTTCCTCGACATCCTGCACCGCGCCTACGACGCCGAGCCGTTCACGACCTGTGCACGCTGA
- a CDS encoding MerR family transcriptional regulator, with protein MKIGDLARATGISTRLLRYYEEQGLITPYRTTSGHRVYGRDAADQVRHIRDLLAAGLSTSAIRDLLPCVEGPGLTLRHCAAPTLASHLKGMDDRISSLQAARTALADLLTRSTWESAPTRRR; from the coding sequence ATGAAGATCGGGGATCTCGCACGGGCGACCGGCATCAGCACGCGCCTGCTGCGCTACTACGAGGAACAAGGCCTGATCACGCCGTACCGCACCACCAGCGGTCACCGCGTGTACGGCCGTGACGCGGCGGATCAAGTCCGGCACATCCGTGACCTGCTCGCCGCGGGTCTGTCCACCAGCGCCATCCGCGACCTGCTGCCGTGCGTCGAAGGACCGGGCCTGACGTTGCGGCACTGCGCGGCGCCGACACTGGCCAGTCACCTCAAGGGCATGGACGACCGGATCTCGTCGTTGCAGGCCGCCCGGACCGCCCTCGCCGACCTGCTGACGCGTTCTACCTGGGAATCAGCCCCGACTCGTAGGCGATGA
- a CDS encoding response regulator, whose product MIRVLVVDDQALLRGSFRALVDTEPGMTVVGEASTGKEAVAQAAAVQPDVVLMDVQMPDMDGIEATQRICAAQPAVRVLILTMFDLDAHVYGALRAGAAGFLLKDTQPAELCNAIRVVAAGDGLFGPTVTRRLITEFARVPQPLSRQLEVLTEREREVLTLIARGLSNQDLARDLHLSMATVKTYVGRLLTKLDARDRAQLVIIAYESGLIPR is encoded by the coding sequence GTGATCCGGGTCCTCGTGGTCGACGACCAAGCCCTGCTGCGCGGCAGCTTCCGCGCGCTGGTCGACACCGAACCGGGCATGACGGTCGTCGGCGAGGCCTCGACCGGCAAGGAAGCCGTCGCGCAGGCCGCGGCCGTGCAACCGGACGTGGTGCTGATGGACGTCCAGATGCCCGACATGGACGGAATCGAGGCCACACAACGGATCTGCGCCGCCCAACCAGCTGTCCGCGTACTGATCCTGACCATGTTCGACCTGGACGCACACGTCTACGGCGCACTGCGAGCGGGCGCCGCCGGGTTCCTGCTCAAGGACACCCAGCCCGCCGAGCTGTGCAACGCGATCCGCGTGGTCGCGGCGGGCGATGGCCTCTTCGGCCCCACCGTCACCCGCAGGCTGATCACCGAGTTCGCCCGCGTGCCGCAACCGTTGTCCCGTCAGCTGGAAGTGCTGACCGAGCGGGAACGCGAGGTGCTGACGCTGATCGCCCGTGGCCTGTCCAATCAGGACCTGGCACGTGACCTGCACCTGTCCATGGCGACGGTGAAGACGTACGTCGGCCGTCTGCTCACCAAACTCGACGCCCGGGACCGCGCCCAGCTGGTGATCATCGCCTACGAGTCGGGGCTGATTCCCAGGTAG
- a CDS encoding sensor histidine kinase — MAWVREVLIAALLLAVDIGVGGNVLKDEPGDRLLLSIVVASLLALAVVVRRLWPVVTLVVVVVVSLVAAFLGLLWDPFIAVALVSYPVVLRRAERFVVPGLVAVVLAAVFSQWWYVIGVALILAAWALGYNVRERRAQAEELERQRRHQIAVDERLRIARELHDVVSHGMGLIAVKAGIANHIADAQPGAAREALKVIEATSKEALAEIRTLLGLLRQDSAPSLRDLTEVVGRAESAGVDVDMTIGDCDHLPEPVVLAAYRIVQEAVTNVVKHAAPTRCVVTVRADAHRVTISVVNDGAVTATAPGGHGLVGMRERVELHNGEFTAGPRPDGGFAVHATLRLGDQR, encoded by the coding sequence GTGGCCTGGGTCCGTGAAGTGCTGATCGCAGCGTTGCTGCTCGCCGTGGACATCGGCGTCGGAGGCAACGTCCTCAAGGACGAGCCGGGCGATCGCCTGCTCCTGTCGATCGTCGTCGCGTCGCTGCTCGCGCTCGCCGTCGTCGTGCGGCGGCTGTGGCCGGTGGTCACGCTCGTGGTCGTCGTCGTGGTGTCACTCGTCGCGGCTTTCCTTGGGCTGCTTTGGGATCCGTTCATCGCGGTGGCCCTTGTCAGCTATCCCGTGGTGCTCCGGCGCGCGGAACGGTTCGTCGTCCCAGGCCTGGTGGCAGTGGTGCTCGCCGCCGTTTTCAGCCAGTGGTGGTACGTCATCGGCGTTGCGCTGATCCTCGCCGCGTGGGCGTTGGGCTACAACGTCCGCGAACGGCGCGCCCAGGCCGAAGAGCTGGAACGGCAACGCCGCCACCAGATCGCGGTGGACGAACGCTTGAGGATCGCTCGGGAACTGCACGACGTCGTCAGCCACGGAATGGGCCTGATCGCCGTCAAAGCGGGCATCGCCAACCACATCGCCGACGCCCAGCCGGGCGCGGCACGGGAGGCGCTGAAGGTCATCGAGGCCACCAGCAAGGAGGCGCTCGCCGAGATCCGCACACTGCTCGGCCTGCTGCGGCAGGACTCCGCGCCGTCGCTGCGTGACCTCACCGAGGTCGTCGGCCGGGCGGAATCGGCGGGTGTCGACGTGGACATGACTATTGGCGACTGCGATCACCTACCGGAACCAGTCGTGCTGGCGGCCTACCGGATCGTGCAGGAAGCCGTCACGAACGTGGTCAAACACGCCGCTCCGACGCGCTGCGTGGTGACCGTCCGGGCCGACGCCCACCGCGTGACCATCTCGGTGGTCAACGACGGCGCTGTCACGGCGACCGCACCCGGTGGCCACGGATTGGTCGGAATGCGGGAACGGGTCGAGCTGCACAACGGCGAGTTCACCGCAGGGCCACGACCGGATGGCGGGTTCGCCGTCCACGCCACGCTGCGGCTCGGTGACCAGCGGTGA
- a CDS encoding nitroreductase family deazaflavin-dependent oxidoreductase, with translation MSDFNTQVIEEFRANGGKVGGMFEGAPMIILTTTGARSGNSVTNPLMYLPDGDRIVIIASNGGADNHPAWYYNIKANPEITIEIGTEKYQATAEEVADRAERDALYARMVEIAEGFAEYERKTDRLIPVFAVNRKES, from the coding sequence ATGTCTGACTTCAACACCCAGGTGATCGAGGAGTTCCGTGCCAACGGCGGCAAGGTCGGCGGCATGTTCGAGGGAGCGCCGATGATCATCCTGACCACGACCGGTGCCAGGAGCGGCAACTCCGTCACCAACCCGTTGATGTACCTGCCGGACGGCGACCGGATCGTGATCATCGCGTCCAACGGCGGCGCCGACAACCACCCCGCCTGGTACTACAACATCAAGGCCAACCCCGAGATCACCATCGAGATTGGTACGGAGAAGTACCAGGCGACGGCCGAGGAGGTGGCCGACCGCGCCGAGCGCGACGCCCTCTACGCCCGGATGGTCGAGATCGCCGAGGGCTTCGCGGAGTACGAGCGCAAGACCGACCGCCTCATCCCGGTGTTCGCCGTGAACCGCAAGGAATCCTGA
- a CDS encoding methyltransferase domain-containing protein produces the protein MKTTYARLRRTLGQLAYEKRYGVRTAELIELDKLGIAGEGRGYYVAASWRTLRRTLARKEITQRDVFIDFGSGMGRMVLEAARFPFGRVYGVELSTDLHEIAEDNVKRTRQRLQCRDIRLVRTDVLDFEIPDDVSVVFFNNPFQGPVFTTVIERLVATLDRNPRQIKIVYYNPVEERAILGTGRATLVRELVHAKRRTAGTPFGLTKVFVLR, from the coding sequence ATGAAGACCACCTACGCACGGCTCCGCAGAACACTTGGCCAGCTGGCATACGAGAAGAGATACGGCGTCCGCACGGCGGAGCTGATCGAACTGGACAAGCTCGGGATAGCAGGAGAGGGCCGCGGCTACTACGTGGCCGCGAGCTGGCGGACCCTGCGCAGAACACTGGCGCGCAAGGAGATCACCCAGCGCGACGTGTTCATCGACTTCGGCTCGGGCATGGGCCGCATGGTGCTCGAAGCGGCCCGCTTCCCCTTCGGCCGCGTCTACGGCGTGGAACTGTCCACCGACCTGCACGAGATAGCCGAGGACAACGTCAAGCGGACGCGCCAGCGCCTGCAGTGCCGCGACATCCGGCTGGTGCGCACGGACGTGCTGGACTTCGAGATCCCGGACGACGTGAGCGTGGTGTTCTTCAACAACCCGTTCCAAGGGCCGGTGTTCACCACCGTGATCGAGCGCCTGGTGGCGACGCTCGACCGAAACCCGAGGCAGATCAAGATCGTCTACTACAACCCGGTGGAGGAACGCGCCATCCTCGGCACGGGCCGCGCGACTCTGGTCCGCGAACTCGTTCACGCCAAACGCCGCACCGCTGGGACGCCGTTCGGTTTGACCAAGGTTTTCGTGTTGAGGTGA
- a CDS encoding zinc-dependent metalloprotease family protein, with the protein MTAAVAAAALVMLIPAPAQSAPEAQSDEPRSLGAVSPLVLSLVNGLSPEKVLRMAKGDHFQVDRDGRIRSVEPKNAPKAQDAETTALDVPPGTDVFKLHSRTGSNRTLYLDFNGHSVQGTAWNGGAKIDAPPYDSDGNPSSFNEAERAKIYEAFLSVSEDYRAFDVDVTTEEPTEDRITRSGTSDEVYGTRAVITPKDVTNCRCGGQAYIGTFDEANRHANYQPAWAYADGGYDGKSIAEIVSHETGHNLGLGHDGQTTGVEYYGGHTNWAPIMGVGYSQPVTQWSRGEYTNANNTEDDLAVIPANGAPTLADDFPNDPASAAALTNNQPTTGIITTDTDVDAFAIQHGGGTLTAKAAPAIFAPNLDIELTVRDANGNVIATIDPPVQRVSANVANGLDATFSRNLPAGRYTFQVEGTGAGNPTSNGYSGYATLGQFTLTVNAA; encoded by the coding sequence GTGACTGCTGCTGTCGCAGCCGCCGCGCTGGTCATGCTCATCCCCGCTCCCGCGCAGTCCGCACCGGAAGCACAGTCCGACGAGCCCCGCTCGCTCGGCGCCGTCTCACCGTTGGTCCTGTCCCTGGTCAACGGCCTCTCGCCGGAGAAGGTGCTGCGGATGGCGAAGGGCGACCACTTCCAGGTCGACCGCGACGGCCGGATCAGATCAGTCGAGCCCAAGAACGCCCCCAAGGCACAGGACGCAGAAACCACCGCGCTGGACGTGCCGCCCGGCACCGACGTGTTCAAGCTGCACAGCCGCACGGGCTCCAACCGCACGCTCTACCTCGACTTCAACGGCCACTCGGTGCAGGGCACCGCGTGGAACGGCGGCGCCAAGATCGACGCGCCGCCCTACGACTCCGACGGCAACCCGTCGTCCTTCAACGAAGCCGAACGAGCCAAGATCTACGAAGCATTCCTGTCGGTGTCCGAGGACTACCGCGCCTTCGACGTCGACGTGACGACCGAGGAACCCACGGAGGACAGGATCACGAGGTCCGGCACCTCCGACGAGGTCTACGGAACCCGCGCGGTGATCACCCCGAAGGACGTCACCAACTGCCGCTGCGGCGGCCAGGCGTACATCGGCACGTTCGACGAGGCCAACAGGCACGCGAACTACCAGCCCGCGTGGGCATACGCGGACGGCGGTTACGACGGCAAGTCGATCGCCGAGATCGTCTCCCACGAAACCGGCCACAACCTCGGCCTCGGCCACGACGGCCAGACGACAGGCGTGGAGTACTACGGCGGCCACACGAACTGGGCGCCGATCATGGGCGTCGGCTACAGCCAACCGGTGACCCAGTGGAGCCGAGGCGAGTACACGAACGCCAACAACACCGAGGACGACCTCGCAGTCATCCCCGCCAACGGCGCACCGACCCTCGCAGACGACTTCCCGAACGACCCAGCCTCAGCAGCGGCACTCACCAACAACCAGCCCACCACCGGCATCATCACCACAGACACCGACGTGGACGCCTTCGCCATCCAGCACGGCGGAGGAACACTGACCGCGAAAGCAGCCCCCGCGATCTTCGCTCCGAACCTGGACATCGAACTCACGGTCCGAGACGCGAACGGCAACGTCATCGCGACAATCGACCCACCAGTCCAGCGCGTGTCAGCCAACGTGGCGAACGGCCTCGACGCCACCTTCTCCCGGAACCTCCCAGCCGGCCGCTACACATTCCAAGTAGAAGGAACAGGCGCGGGAAACCCAACCTCAAACGGCTACTCCGGCTACGCAACCCTCGGCCAATTCACCCTGACCGTGAACGCAGCCTGA
- a CDS encoding endonuclease/exonuclease/phosphatase family protein, with product MRIRVLLSCALLGLVTAQPATAQSSVGPAKIRFSTFNASLNRSATGQLVADLSTPDNAQARKVAEVIQRDRPDVLLVNEFDYVPGNKAADLFRANYLRRGQNGARAIDYPYAFTAPVNTGVPSGLDFNRDGRSDGPDDAYGFGLFPGQYGMLVLSKYPIDLGGVRTFQNFRWKDMPGAKLPDDPATPARADWYSPQQLEVFRLSSKSHWDLPLRVGRQALHFLVSHPTPPSFDGPEDRNGTRNHDEIRLWADYITGKAGYLYDDKGKRGGLERGVKFVIAGDQNSDPVDGDSAPGAITQVLGSGRVIDTKPSSRGAVEAAKEQGGANLTQRANPRYDTGDFNDNAPGNLRVDYVLPSHGLIPLHSEVFWPLKGSPLARLNDTSDHHLVGLTLLVLAW from the coding sequence GTGCGAATCCGTGTGTTGCTCTCGTGTGCCCTGCTCGGCCTCGTGACGGCCCAGCCCGCGACGGCCCAATCCAGCGTCGGACCTGCGAAGATCCGGTTCTCGACGTTCAACGCCTCGCTCAACCGCTCGGCCACCGGGCAGTTGGTCGCCGACCTGTCGACTCCGGACAACGCACAGGCGCGCAAGGTCGCCGAGGTGATCCAGCGTGACCGGCCGGACGTGCTCCTCGTCAACGAGTTCGACTACGTGCCGGGCAACAAGGCGGCTGACCTGTTCCGGGCCAACTACCTGCGGCGTGGCCAGAACGGCGCCAGGGCCATCGACTATCCGTACGCCTTCACCGCGCCTGTGAACACCGGCGTGCCGAGCGGGCTGGACTTCAACCGCGACGGCCGCTCCGACGGGCCGGACGACGCGTACGGATTCGGTCTTTTCCCAGGTCAGTACGGCATGCTCGTGCTGTCGAAGTACCCGATCGACCTCGGCGGGGTGCGGACGTTCCAGAACTTCCGGTGGAAGGACATGCCGGGCGCGAAGCTGCCGGACGACCCGGCGACCCCGGCCAGGGCGGACTGGTACTCGCCGCAGCAGCTCGAGGTGTTCCGGCTGTCGTCCAAATCACACTGGGACCTGCCGTTGCGGGTCGGTCGTCAGGCACTGCACTTCCTCGTCTCGCACCCGACGCCACCGTCCTTCGACGGCCCCGAAGACCGCAACGGCACGCGTAACCACGACGAGATCCGTCTGTGGGCCGACTACATCACGGGCAAAGCCGGCTACCTCTACGACGACAAGGGCAAGCGCGGCGGCCTTGAGCGCGGCGTGAAGTTCGTGATCGCCGGCGACCAGAACTCAGACCCGGTCGACGGTGACAGCGCGCCGGGCGCGATTACCCAGGTCCTCGGCTCGGGACGGGTGATCGACACCAAGCCGAGCAGCCGCGGCGCGGTCGAGGCGGCCAAGGAGCAGGGCGGCGCGAACCTGACGCAGCGCGCGAACCCGCGTTACGACACCGGCGACTTCAATGACAACGCGCCCGGCAACCTGCGTGTCGACTACGTGCTGCCGTCGCACGGCCTGATCCCGCTGCACTCCGAGGTGTTCTGGCCGCTCAAGGGCTCGCCGCTGGCCCGGCTGAACGACACGTCGGATCACCACTTGGTCGGACTGACCCTGCTAGTTTTGGCTTGGTGA
- a CDS encoding SixA phosphatase family protein, with the protein MTRTLTLLRHAKSAWPDGVPDLERPLGDRGVREAPLAGRWLAENVPDLRFVACSTAVRARQTWELVSAELATRPEVRHHAKIYYGPLVEVVRDLPAQVTSALVVGHNPDMEDLAEHLTGTAVTFKTSTLAVLRSDSPWSDVGSGWGELVTTVTPRG; encoded by the coding sequence GTGACGAGGACTCTCACCCTGCTGCGGCACGCCAAGTCGGCGTGGCCCGACGGTGTACCGGACCTCGAGCGGCCGCTGGGCGACCGCGGCGTGCGGGAAGCCCCGCTGGCCGGTCGCTGGCTGGCCGAGAACGTGCCTGACCTGCGGTTCGTGGCGTGTTCGACCGCGGTACGCGCCCGGCAGACGTGGGAGCTGGTCTCAGCCGAACTGGCCACGCGGCCGGAGGTCCGCCACCACGCCAAGATCTACTACGGTCCGCTCGTCGAAGTGGTCCGTGACCTGCCCGCCCAGGTCACCTCGGCCCTGGTGGTCGGGCACAACCCGGACATGGAGGATCTCGCCGAACACCTGACCGGGACGGCGGTGACGTTCAAGACGTCGACGCTCGCCGTGCTGCGCAGCGATTCGCCGTGGTCGGACGTCGGGTCCGGGTGGGGCGAGCTGGTCACGACGGTGACGCCACGGGGCTAG
- a CDS encoding ATP-binding protein, with amino-acid sequence MPQVKLGDDSSPFGRELRRLRTRRGLSLQKLAELVNYTRGYIGKVETGDKPPTSELARRCDQVLEAGGQLVALATSEGLPRLAQLPAAAATFVGRDHHLSQLDLALSGDMPGAPWTVAVDGPPGVGKTALALRLAHQVKDRFPDGQLYVDLHGYSPDGQPSLPDVVLEEFLVALGTSAAAIPASTSQRAALYRSLLDGSRILLVLDNARDSRQIEHLLPGSAGCGVIVTSRMRLSGLPIRQDQRITLGPLTEDESILLLRTVIGNDRADDEPEATAGLARRCGHLPLALRIAAERVATHPHHSVDELADELGAEEERLDVLSTDDDSVAVRTVFSWSYRDLSGESARMFRLIGLHRGPHLSVHAAAAMADVTVAHARRLLDRLVGVHLVQGLGGGRYRCHDLLRVYAAERALEEEPQESRNLAVQRVLHWYLQTCYSANHVLSPQRFEPPPEDCPFSLPELEFASYDEALAWCEAEMANLIAAPRLALEYGEDAIAWKIPVCNFNFVFLRKRWSPWISAHELGVAGARRLGDRFGEAWALNNIAHGFRELRRFKDAKESLAQAMEIRKQIDDQVGLAWTLTAMGFVDGDLRQFATATASLTEALRIRADVEREHADNAQLMMANKQGQGIARASLGNALRELGRLDEALNELNQALRIFRDIADRHGEGYTLVKLGDLYARLRRPDEALANFEEALATRREIGDRWGEAETLHSRGRVLLDTGEAEAARESWHDALAIFTDLDDPRAEDVRASLASTPRIVG; translated from the coding sequence ATGCCGCAGGTGAAGCTGGGGGATGACAGCTCACCGTTCGGGCGTGAGCTGCGCAGGCTGCGCACGCGGCGCGGGCTGTCCTTGCAGAAACTCGCCGAGCTGGTCAACTACACGCGCGGGTACATCGGCAAGGTCGAGACCGGCGACAAGCCGCCGACCAGCGAACTCGCCAGGCGCTGCGACCAGGTGCTCGAAGCGGGCGGCCAACTGGTCGCGCTGGCGACCTCGGAAGGCCTGCCCCGGTTGGCCCAGCTGCCCGCCGCCGCGGCCACGTTCGTCGGCCGTGACCACCACCTGAGCCAATTGGACCTCGCCCTGTCGGGTGACATGCCCGGTGCGCCGTGGACAGTCGCCGTCGACGGCCCGCCCGGGGTCGGCAAAACAGCGTTGGCGTTGCGGCTGGCCCACCAGGTGAAGGACCGGTTCCCGGACGGGCAGCTGTACGTGGACCTGCACGGCTACTCCCCGGACGGCCAGCCGTCGCTGCCGGACGTCGTCCTCGAGGAGTTCCTGGTCGCGCTGGGTACGAGCGCCGCGGCGATCCCCGCGTCCACCAGCCAGCGCGCGGCGCTGTACCGGTCGTTGCTCGACGGCAGCCGGATCCTGCTCGTGCTCGACAACGCCCGCGACTCCCGTCAGATCGAGCACCTGCTGCCCGGCTCGGCGGGCTGCGGCGTGATCGTGACGAGCCGGATGCGCCTGTCCGGCCTGCCGATCAGGCAGGACCAGCGGATCACGCTCGGCCCGTTGACCGAAGACGAGTCGATCCTGTTGCTGCGCACAGTGATCGGCAACGACCGCGCGGACGACGAACCGGAAGCCACAGCGGGACTGGCCCGCCGGTGCGGGCACCTGCCGTTGGCGCTGCGCATCGCGGCCGAACGAGTCGCGACCCACCCGCACCACTCGGTGGACGAACTGGCCGACGAACTCGGCGCGGAAGAAGAACGGCTCGACGTACTGTCCACAGACGACGACTCGGTCGCGGTCCGGACAGTGTTCTCGTGGTCCTACCGGGACTTGTCCGGCGAATCCGCACGGATGTTCCGGCTGATCGGCCTGCACCGCGGCCCGCACCTGAGCGTGCACGCCGCCGCCGCGATGGCTGACGTGACCGTGGCACACGCCCGGCGTTTGCTGGACCGTCTGGTCGGCGTGCACCTGGTACAGGGATTGGGCGGCGGACGCTACCGGTGTCACGACCTGTTGCGCGTGTACGCCGCCGAGCGCGCGCTGGAGGAAGAGCCGCAGGAGTCCAGAAACCTGGCGGTGCAGCGGGTTCTGCACTGGTATCTGCAGACGTGCTACTCGGCCAACCACGTGCTCTCCCCGCAGCGGTTCGAACCCCCGCCCGAGGACTGCCCGTTCTCCCTGCCGGAGCTGGAGTTCGCGTCATACGACGAAGCACTGGCCTGGTGCGAGGCGGAAATGGCGAACCTGATCGCCGCGCCCCGGCTCGCACTCGAATACGGCGAGGACGCGATCGCCTGGAAAATCCCGGTGTGCAACTTCAACTTCGTGTTCCTGCGCAAGCGCTGGAGCCCGTGGATCAGCGCACACGAACTCGGCGTCGCAGGCGCCCGCCGCCTGGGCGACCGGTTCGGCGAGGCGTGGGCGTTGAACAACATCGCGCACGGCTTCCGTGAACTCCGCAGGTTCAAGGACGCCAAGGAATCCCTCGCCCAGGCGATGGAGATCCGCAAGCAGATCGACGACCAGGTGGGTCTGGCGTGGACACTGACGGCGATGGGTTTCGTCGACGGCGACCTGCGCCAGTTCGCGACGGCGACGGCATCGCTGACAGAAGCCCTGCGGATCCGCGCGGACGTCGAACGCGAACACGCGGACAACGCCCAACTGATGATGGCGAACAAGCAAGGACAAGGAATCGCCAGGGCATCGTTGGGCAACGCGCTGCGTGAACTCGGACGACTCGACGAAGCCCTGAACGAACTGAACCAGGCGCTGCGGATCTTCCGGGACATCGCCGACCGGCACGGCGAGGGATACACGCTGGTGAAGCTCGGCGACCTGTACGCGAGGTTGCGGCGGCCGGACGAGGCGCTGGCGAACTTCGAGGAGGCTCTTGCCACTCGGCGGGAGATCGGTGATCGGTGGGGTGAGGCTGAGACCCTGCACAGCAGGGGCCGTGTTCTGCTGGACACGGGTGAGGCCGAGGCCGCTCGCGAGTCTTGGCATGACGCGTTGGCTATTTTCACTGACCTCGACGATCCTCGGGCTGAGGATGTTCGCGCTTCTCTCGCTTCCACTCCTCGTATCGTCGGGTGA